One Corynebacterium uterequi DNA segment encodes these proteins:
- the pgi gene encoding glucose-6-phosphate isomerase, producing the protein MADITTTDAWQNLSTLFESKLDLNLRELFAADPQRASKLTFDAAGLHVDLSKNLIDAEVLAALIEVAKAADVEGRRAAMFGGEHINNTEDRAVLHTALRIPVDEDLQVDGQDVAADVHEVLGRMRDFTHALRSGEWLGHTGHTIKKIVNIGIGGSDLGPAMAAKALRSYSTAGITGEFVSNVDPADMISVLDGLDPESTLFVVSSKTFTTQETLANAHAAKRWLLEKFDGDESAVAKHFVAVSTNAEKVAAFGIDTKNMFPFWEWVGGRYSMDSAIGLSLMAIIGGNEFMQMLEGFHAMDEHFRTTEFEKNVPVLMGLLGVWYTNFHGAQTHAVLPYSQDLARFAAYLQQLTMESNGKSVRRDGTAVSTQSGEIYWGEPGTNGQHAFFQLIHQGTKLIPADFIGFARPKGDMPTATGEGSMHDLLMGNFFAQTKVLAFGKTVDEIKAEGVSDELAPHKVMPGNRPTTTILAEELTPFTLGALIALYEHITFVQGVIWDINSFDQWGVELGKQQANDLAPAVAGEVAPDTGDSSTDELISWYRSKR; encoded by the coding sequence ATGGCAGATATCACCACGACCGACGCCTGGCAGAACCTTTCCACCCTGTTCGAGTCCAAGTTGGACCTCAACCTCCGCGAGCTTTTCGCCGCGGACCCGCAGCGCGCCTCGAAGCTGACGTTCGACGCCGCCGGCCTGCACGTGGACCTGTCGAAGAACCTCATCGACGCGGAGGTTCTCGCGGCCCTCATCGAGGTTGCGAAGGCCGCCGACGTGGAAGGCCGCCGCGCGGCGATGTTCGGTGGCGAGCACATCAACAACACCGAGGATCGTGCGGTGCTGCACACCGCCCTGCGTATTCCCGTTGATGAGGATCTCCAGGTAGACGGACAGGACGTCGCCGCCGACGTTCACGAGGTCCTTGGTCGGATGCGTGATTTCACCCACGCGCTGCGTTCCGGCGAGTGGCTGGGCCACACCGGGCACACCATCAAGAAGATCGTCAACATTGGTATCGGCGGTTCTGACCTGGGCCCCGCGATGGCGGCGAAGGCGCTGCGCAGCTACTCCACCGCCGGCATCACCGGCGAATTCGTCTCCAACGTGGACCCGGCGGACATGATCAGCGTGCTCGACGGCCTCGATCCGGAGTCCACCCTCTTCGTGGTGTCCTCGAAGACCTTTACTACCCAGGAGACCCTGGCCAACGCGCACGCCGCGAAGCGCTGGCTGCTGGAGAAGTTCGACGGCGACGAGTCTGCCGTTGCGAAGCACTTCGTGGCGGTGTCCACCAACGCCGAGAAGGTGGCTGCCTTCGGCATCGACACCAAGAACATGTTCCCCTTCTGGGAGTGGGTGGGCGGCCGCTACTCCATGGACTCCGCTATCGGCCTGTCGCTCATGGCGATCATCGGCGGCAATGAGTTCATGCAGATGCTTGAGGGCTTCCACGCGATGGACGAGCACTTCCGCACCACCGAGTTTGAGAAGAATGTTCCGGTGCTCATGGGCCTGCTCGGCGTGTGGTACACCAACTTCCACGGCGCCCAGACCCACGCGGTTCTGCCCTACTCTCAGGACCTGGCCCGCTTCGCCGCCTACCTGCAGCAGCTGACCATGGAGTCCAACGGTAAGTCCGTGCGCCGCGACGGCACCGCCGTGTCCACCCAGTCCGGTGAGATTTACTGGGGCGAGCCGGGCACCAACGGCCAGCACGCCTTCTTCCAGCTCATCCACCAGGGCACCAAGCTCATCCCGGCGGACTTCATTGGCTTCGCCCGCCCGAAGGGCGACATGCCCACCGCCACCGGCGAGGGCAGCATGCACGACCTGCTCATGGGCAACTTCTTCGCCCAGACCAAGGTCCTGGCCTTCGGCAAGACGGTCGACGAGATCAAGGCCGAGGGCGTGTCCGACGAGTTGGCGCCGCACAAGGTCATGCCGGGCAACCGCCCCACCACGACCATCCTCGCCGAGGAGCTGACCCCCTTCACCCTCGGCGCGCTCATTGCCCTGTATGAGCACATCACCTTCGTCCAGGGCGTGATCTGGGACATCAACTCCTTCGATCAGTGGGGTGTGGAGCTGGGCAAGCAGCAGGCTAATGACCTGGCCCCGGCCGTCGCTGGCGAGGTGGCCCCCGATACTGGTGACTCCTCCACCGATGAGCTCATCTCCTGGTACCGCTCGAAGCGCTAA